In Silene latifolia isolate original U9 population chromosome X, ASM4854445v1, whole genome shotgun sequence, the following proteins share a genomic window:
- the LOC141620043 gene encoding uncharacterized protein LOC141620043, which yields MGKQEAEDDAHVVTGTFLVHNTPSFVLFDSGETHSFVSRGHALVMGLGEYEFVKDDVFIPSGESVSCTKLYKGVSMMVGQVDLPVNLLELPLEGFVVIVGIDRLVMTLKSYLRKKCTLILCLVWDTRVEEPSATDIPVVSEFGDVFPEEIPGLPPKRDIDFSVELKPGTVSISQALYRMGPKELEKQLNELLDKEYIRPSVSPWGALVLFVKKKEGSMRLCIDCKELNHVTVKNKYPLPRIDDPFD from the exons ATGGGTAAGCAggaagctgaggatgatgctcatgttgtTACTGGTACTTTCCTTGTTCATAACAcgccgtcttttgttttgtttgattcaggggaaACCCACTCGTTTGTGTCTAGGGGTCATGCCTTAGTTATGGGGTTGGGAGAATATGAgtttgtaaaagatgatgtgtttataccttcgggagagtccgTGTCATGTACTAAGTTATATAAAGGGGTGTCTATGATGGTTGGGCAAGTAGACTTACCAGTCAATCTGTTAGAGTTACCTTTGGAGGGGTTTGTGGTTATAGTCGGGATAGATCGGTTGG tgatgactttaaagtcatatttGAGAAAGAAGTGTACTTTGATCCTTTGCCTCGTGTGGGATACTCGGGTAGAGGAGCCGTCAGCAACTGATATACCAGTGGTTAGTGAGTTCGGGGATGTTTTTCCGGAAGAGATACCAGGATTACCTCCTAAGAGGGACATTGACTTTAGTGTTGAGCTTAAACCGGGGACGGTATCTATATCTCAGGCTCTATACCGCATGGGACCTAAGGAGTTGGAAAAGCAACTGAATGAGTTATTGGACAAAgagtacattagacctagtgtatcgccttggggtgcACTAGTTTtgttcgtgaaaaagaaagagggtagtatgaggctatgcatcgactgtAAAGAGTTAAACCATGTCaccgtgaagaacaagtatcctttgccaaggattgatgatccTTTTGACTAG